Proteins from a genomic interval of Paucidesulfovibrio longus DSM 6739:
- a CDS encoding PAS domain S-box protein, translating into MAFEKTCNDIKKDVEPIAGHDIFLHAPIGIFTSTPEGRYLAANPALAAIFGYESPEALLAGVSDIASQTYADPEDRARAMLLLERDGEIVNYECRRLRRDGTVIWVSMNVRAVRDADGKTLQHQGFTTDITERKRSEEALRQSEERSRLLSDLTMEGIVVHRKGVSIDMNEAMARMLNSTRADLLETNFLDNIHPDDLALVHENMAKAKASPYEIRMVRKGGDVFFAEIEAYDFPMHGETWRVAAVRDITERKRSEEALRASETRLQNLFESMPNGYYRSTPQGRFVEVNPAYVRMLGYESKEELLQLNISRDVYVRPEERGAYLRANRNSEFLELSHSEYYRLRTKDGRIIHVEDQARYIRNERGEVIFHEGICRDITERKRAEEALRASELKLRIIFENSPLGMVYFDKSGTIVECNEKFVELMGSSREKLIGFNTASQSTPKMREAIAKALNGEPAVYEDSYTSVTGGRTLSLRVVFNPVRLGSENTEVIATLEDISERKVAEERLKESELRFKALHNASFGGICIHDKGVILDCNQGLSDITGYTVEELIGMDGLLLTAERFRAEAMDKILSGYEKPYEVTAVRKNGEEYPARLEARCIPYKGRQVRVVEFRDITQRKQTEEALRAAKEAAEAANRTKSMFLANMSHELRTPLNGIQGMIQLMQGTELSREQQEYAALAVESTKRLTCLLSDILDISRIEAGRMPILREPFDFEEALLSLRQIFQPSARQLGNKLEFHISPEIPKLLAGDSLRLQQVVSNLVGNALKFTRNGSVTLEAYPLPSSDPDACRVLFNVTDTGSGIPDDKQAGLFEPFTQVDEGTTRSCQGAGLGLHICKRLLELMGGHITLDSELGRGTSVYFCVTFGKLPPLAATEPPADDEAAEEAASPCNILLAEDCPVNQLAVRRFLEKQGHRVTAVDNGLRAIEALADDHFDIVFMDIQMPIMNGIKATRAIRNGLAGKDRSGVPVVALTAYAMVGDRERFLEAGMDDYLAKPVDMKALGRMVRKMLRKQKLRKH; encoded by the coding sequence GTGGCGTTCGAGAAAACCTGCAACGACATTAAGAAAGATGTTGAACCCATTGCCGGGCATGATATCTTTCTGCACGCGCCCATAGGCATTTTCACCTCCACTCCCGAAGGCCGATATTTGGCGGCCAACCCCGCTTTGGCTGCAATTTTCGGGTACGAATCTCCGGAAGCTCTGCTCGCCGGGGTCTCCGACATCGCCTCGCAAACCTACGCGGACCCGGAAGACAGGGCGCGCGCAATGCTCCTCCTGGAACGCGACGGGGAAATCGTCAACTACGAATGCCGGCGGCTGCGGCGCGACGGAACCGTGATCTGGGTTTCCATGAACGTGCGGGCCGTGCGGGACGCCGACGGCAAGACCTTGCAGCACCAGGGCTTCACCACGGACATCACCGAGCGCAAGCGCTCCGAGGAGGCCCTGCGCCAGAGCGAGGAGCGCAGCCGGCTGCTTTCGGACCTGACCATGGAGGGCATCGTCGTCCACCGCAAGGGCGTCTCCATCGACATGAACGAAGCCATGGCCAGAATGCTGAATTCCACTCGTGCGGACCTGCTCGAAACCAATTTCCTGGACAACATCCACCCGGACGACCTCGCGCTCGTGCATGAAAACATGGCCAAGGCAAAGGCTTCCCCCTATGAGATCCGCATGGTCCGCAAGGGGGGGGACGTGTTTTTCGCGGAAATCGAGGCGTACGACTTTCCCATGCACGGGGAAACATGGCGGGTGGCGGCCGTGCGCGACATCACCGAGCGCAAGCGCTCCGAGGAGGCCCTGCGGGCCAGCGAGACCCGGCTGCAAAATCTTTTCGAGAGCATGCCCAACGGATATTACCGCTCCACGCCCCAAGGCCGTTTCGTGGAGGTGAATCCGGCATATGTGAGAATGCTGGGCTACGAGAGCAAGGAAGAGCTGCTTCAGCTGAATATTTCCAGGGACGTCTACGTTCGGCCCGAAGAGCGCGGCGCCTACCTCCGCGCCAACAGAAACAGCGAGTTTCTGGAGTTGAGCCACTCGGAATACTATCGGCTGCGCACCAAGGACGGGCGGATCATCCATGTGGAAGACCAGGCGCGCTACATCCGGAACGAGCGCGGCGAGGTGATTTTTCACGAGGGAATCTGCCGGGACATCACCGAGCGCAAGCGGGCGGAGGAGGCCCTGCGGGCCAGCGAGCTCAAGCTGCGGATCATTTTCGAAAACTCCCCCCTGGGCATGGTCTACTTCGACAAGTCCGGCACCATCGTGGAATGCAACGAGAAGTTCGTGGAGCTGATGGGGTCGTCCAGAGAGAAGCTCATCGGCTTCAACACCGCCAGCCAAAGCACGCCCAAGATGCGCGAGGCCATCGCCAAAGCCCTGAACGGCGAGCCTGCCGTGTATGAGGACAGCTATACCTCGGTGACGGGCGGCAGGACGCTGAGCCTGCGCGTCGTCTTCAACCCCGTGCGTCTCGGCTCGGAGAACACCGAGGTCATCGCCACGCTGGAGGACATTTCCGAGCGCAAGGTGGCGGAGGAGCGGCTCAAGGAAAGCGAGCTGCGCTTCAAGGCCCTGCACAACGCTTCCTTCGGCGGCATCTGCATCCACGACAAGGGAGTGATCCTCGACTGCAACCAGGGCCTTTCGGACATCACGGGCTACACGGTCGAAGAGCTCATCGGCATGGACGGTCTGCTGCTCACTGCGGAACGGTTCAGGGCCGAAGCCATGGACAAGATCCTCTCCGGATACGAGAAGCCGTACGAAGTGACGGCGGTGCGCAAGAACGGCGAGGAGTATCCCGCACGCCTGGAGGCGAGGTGCATTCCGTACAAGGGGCGGCAGGTCCGGGTGGTGGAGTTTCGGGACATCACCCAGCGCAAGCAGACCGAGGAAGCCCTGCGCGCCGCCAAGGAGGCGGCGGAAGCGGCCAACCGGACCAAATCCATGTTCCTGGCCAACATGAGCCACGAGCTGCGCACGCCGCTCAACGGCATCCAGGGCATGATCCAGCTGATGCAGGGCACGGAGCTGAGCCGCGAGCAGCAGGAATACGCGGCCCTGGCCGTGGAATCCACCAAGCGGCTGACCTGCCTGCTCAGCGACATTCTGGACATCTCGCGCATCGAGGCCGGCAGGATGCCGATTTTACGGGAGCCGTTCGATTTCGAAGAGGCGCTGCTGTCCCTGCGTCAGATCTTCCAGCCCAGCGCCCGCCAGCTCGGCAACAAACTCGAATTCCACATCTCCCCGGAAATACCGAAATTGCTGGCCGGGGATTCGCTCCGGCTCCAGCAGGTGGTCAGCAACCTGGTGGGAAACGCCCTGAAGTTCACCCGGAACGGGAGCGTCACGCTGGAAGCCTACCCCCTGCCTTCCTCCGACCCGGATGCGTGCAGGGTCTTGTTCAACGTGACGGACACGGGCTCGGGCATTCCGGACGACAAACAGGCCGGGCTGTTCGAGCCGTTCACCCAGGTGGACGAAGGCACGACCCGGTCCTGCCAGGGCGCGGGACTCGGCCTGCACATCTGCAAGCGGCTGCTGGAGCTCATGGGCGGACACATTACCCTGGACAGCGAGCTGGGGCGCGGCACCTCCGTCTATTTCTGCGTCACGTTCGGCAAGCTGCCGCCTCTTGCCGCGACCGAGCCGCCTGCCGACGACGAAGCCGCGGAAGAGGCCGCTTCGCCCTGCAACATCCTCCTGGCCGAGGATTGCCCGGTCAACCAGCTGGCCGTGCGGCGCTTCCTTGAAAAGCAGGGGCATCGGGTCACGGCGGTGGACAACGGACTGAGGGCCATCGAAGCCCTGGCCGACGACCATTTCGACATCGTGTTCATGGACATTCAGATGCCGATCATGAACGGCATCAAGGCCACCCGCGCCATCCGCAACGGTCTGGCCGGAAAGGACCGCAGCGGCGTTCCCGTGGTGGCCCTGACCGCCTACGCCATGGTCGGGGACCGCGAGCGCTTCCTGGAGGCGGGCATGGACGACTATCTGGCCAAGCCCGTGGACATGAAGGCGCTCGGAAGAATGGTCCGAAAGATGCTCCGCAAGCAGAAGCTCCGCAAGCACTGA
- a CDS encoding DNA-3-methyladenine glycosylase I: MRKRCFWVPEGKDYYVRYHDGEWGVPLRDDRALFELLILESAQAGLSWDTILKKREGYRAAFAGFDPRAVAEFGPGDEERLMADAGIVRNRAKIKAAIGNARVFLDIAAARGSFAEYLWDFVDGVPVQNAWKGREGIPASTPVSDALAKDLKRRGMRFVGSTTMYAFMQSAGLVNDHTVDCFRWAELSGPA, from the coding sequence ATGCGCAAACGCTGTTTCTGGGTGCCGGAAGGCAAAGATTACTATGTACGGTACCATGACGGGGAGTGGGGCGTGCCGCTGCGCGACGACCGCGCCCTTTTCGAGCTGCTGATTCTGGAAAGCGCCCAGGCGGGACTCTCCTGGGACACGATCCTGAAAAAGCGCGAAGGCTACCGCGCCGCCTTTGCCGGGTTCGACCCGCGGGCCGTGGCCGAGTTCGGGCCGGGGGACGAGGAGCGGCTCATGGCCGACGCGGGCATCGTGCGCAACAGGGCCAAGATCAAGGCCGCCATCGGGAACGCGCGCGTGTTTCTGGACATCGCAGCCGCGCGCGGCTCGTTCGCGGAATATCTCTGGGACTTCGTGGACGGCGTGCCCGTGCAAAACGCCTGGAAGGGGCGCGAGGGCATTCCCGCGAGCACGCCCGTATCCGACGCGCTGGCCAAAGACCTCAAAAGGCGGGGCATGCGCTTCGTGGGCAGCACGACCATGTATGCGTTCATGCAGTCCGCCGGACTGGTCAACGACCACACCGTGGACTGCTTCCGCTGGGCCGAGCTTTCCGGTCCCGCCTGA
- a CDS encoding acyl-CoA dehydrogenase family protein: MYTLSTLPGDDVRQIMWRFSDRFDLQMVVQSARQIARGTVATLVAEGARHTHEWTEHKAQLLEAFDQSGLTSLFMDPHQGGFIEGPKNLALALVAFELSWVDGGSATCSLASNLALAPIHEKGTREQRDFYMHRATPPQPGEDREIWRGAFALTEPLPYVGVDTGVLVGKVRVDEWKDGAEPMLHVEKRGRFITNMDFAHFVTAAVDSADERIQGSCMITLQADDPGSFDRGAPTLKMCHQLSSTRDPIITVKVPASRIIGGYEIKDGVIVPKYSHSEIIGAVFHRTRIPVGLMTTAKLLSAVEPVIRYQRSRFRGGDASGPGSPKFEMGLQQKEDAQQRLVDIWAMGEAGASLGFGAARMADAFDPVEKRKEALLEEQGCTGPRKQMAALKKKQAETLEYVDLLFADPADKAANQARLDELEADTLVRFSYLDAVLGVTIPATKVWNTGSGANTLREAISLMGGYGITEDCPGFLMYKWADSQLEATYEGPEAVQRMHLTVTMGNPVFLAVLGKWADKLDASDRPGAAALDAAIRAWLWAYEFLDAAKDAEGKKLLHRKRQGVTFPLADALCWLVAAASLFDDVDALIENGPMNPTVAEGLEGLVGFYTDLAFVQAARAAGEAGRILAELVYGYGAQADTSAFAALRAEIDANLAGARLAKDRAGEALTQVMIPEALDYPM, encoded by the coding sequence ATGTACACCCTCAGCACCCTGCCCGGCGACGACGTTCGCCAGATCATGTGGCGATTCTCCGACCGCTTCGACCTGCAAATGGTCGTGCAGTCCGCGCGCCAGATCGCGCGCGGCACCGTGGCCACCCTCGTGGCCGAGGGAGCGCGCCACACCCACGAATGGACCGAGCACAAGGCCCAGCTTCTGGAAGCCTTTGACCAGTCCGGCCTGACCTCCCTGTTCATGGACCCGCATCAGGGCGGCTTCATCGAGGGGCCGAAAAACCTGGCCCTGGCCCTGGTCGCCTTCGAGCTTTCCTGGGTGGACGGCGGCTCCGCCACCTGCTCCCTGGCCAGCAACCTCGCCCTCGCCCCCATCCATGAAAAAGGCACCCGCGAACAGCGCGACTTCTACATGCACCGGGCCACCCCGCCGCAGCCCGGCGAGGACCGCGAAATCTGGCGCGGCGCGTTCGCCCTGACCGAGCCGCTGCCCTATGTGGGCGTGGACACCGGCGTGCTGGTGGGCAAGGTCCGCGTGGACGAATGGAAGGACGGCGCGGAGCCCATGCTCCACGTGGAAAAACGCGGCCGCTTCATCACCAACATGGACTTCGCCCACTTCGTCACCGCCGCAGTGGACAGCGCGGACGAGCGCATCCAGGGCTCCTGCATGATCACCCTCCAGGCGGACGATCCCGGCAGCTTCGACCGGGGCGCGCCCACTCTGAAGATGTGCCACCAGCTTTCCTCCACCCGCGACCCCATCATCACGGTGAAGGTTCCGGCCAGCAGGATCATCGGCGGCTACGAAATCAAGGACGGCGTGATCGTCCCGAAATATTCCCACTCCGAAATCATCGGCGCGGTCTTCCACCGCACGCGCATCCCCGTGGGACTGATGACCACGGCCAAGCTGCTCTCCGCCGTGGAGCCGGTCATCCGCTACCAGCGCAGCCGCTTCCGCGGCGGCGACGCCTCCGGCCCGGGCAGCCCCAAGTTCGAAATGGGCCTGCAACAGAAGGAAGACGCCCAGCAGCGCCTCGTGGACATCTGGGCCATGGGCGAGGCCGGCGCCTCCCTGGGCTTCGGCGCGGCGCGCATGGCCGATGCCTTCGACCCCGTTGAAAAGCGGAAGGAAGCGCTGCTCGAGGAGCAGGGCTGCACCGGACCGCGCAAGCAGATGGCCGCCCTCAAGAAGAAGCAGGCCGAAACGCTGGAATACGTGGACCTGCTCTTCGCCGATCCGGCGGACAAGGCCGCGAACCAGGCCCGCCTGGACGAGCTGGAGGCCGACACCCTGGTGCGCTTCTCCTACCTCGACGCCGTGCTCGGCGTGACCATCCCGGCCACCAAGGTCTGGAACACCGGCTCCGGCGCGAACACCCTGCGCGAGGCCATCAGCCTCATGGGCGGCTACGGCATCACCGAGGACTGCCCCGGCTTCCTGATGTACAAATGGGCCGACTCCCAGCTGGAGGCCACCTACGAAGGCCCCGAAGCCGTGCAGCGCATGCACCTGACCGTGACCATGGGCAATCCCGTGTTCCTGGCCGTGCTGGGCAAGTGGGCCGACAAGCTCGACGCCTCGGACCGGCCCGGCGCCGCCGCCCTGGACGCGGCCATCCGCGCCTGGCTCTGGGCATACGAATTCCTCGACGCCGCCAAGGACGCCGAAGGCAAGAAGCTCCTGCACCGCAAGCGCCAGGGCGTGACCTTCCCCCTGGCCGACGCGCTCTGCTGGCTCGTGGCCGCGGCCTCGCTCTTCGACGACGTGGACGCCCTCATCGAGAACGGCCCCATGAACCCCACCGTGGCCGAGGGCCTGGAAGGACTGGTCGGCTTCTACACCGACCTCGCCTTTGTCCAGGCCGCGCGCGCCGCGGGCGAGGCCGGGCGCATCCTGGCCGAGCTGGTCTACGGCTACGGCGCCCAGGCGGACACCTCCGCCTTTGCCGCCCTGCGCGCGGAAATCGACGCCAACCTCGCCGGAGCGCGCCTGGCCAAGGACCGCGCGGGCGAGGCCCTGACCCAGGTCATGATCCCCGAGGCGCTCGACTACCCCATGTAG
- a CDS encoding 4Fe-4S ferredoxin yields the protein MSDQTPEFNPDELRQSMDADIVCVGYGPATAGFLATLAPALMNEDGTPIADSQAMPGMPPQVLCYERADDIGFGVSGIVTKGRGIRASFPDLDLSRIPMACEVREEKVVYLFDHIGASRKSTGMKCFEALLSAFKREHAAELPWIPPFLEKKPGMILSMGQFLSWTGNEIMGSGMAQIWPGMPVEKALIEGGRVAGVRLVDQGVAKDGAPEGAYMPGMDVKARLTVVGDGPVGPVGRGLDQHFGLPEGNHQREWAVGMKMVVDLPEGCALKEGTVLHTLGFPEPEIFGFLYVYPGNVASLGIFVPSWFDSPVRTAYRYLQHWMQHPYLWKHLKGGTLRSWGAKSIQEAGRRGEPFLAGDGWARIGEGSGTTNVLTGSGVDEAWTSGVQLGEAVIDLLRQGRDFTRENLEVAYVARRRASWLDEESRQAEKARDGFQKGMLTGLVGMALSGLTKGALNLSGPQKRVYERLSSPESYFRGLVPAEEIARLRQECKAQGRTLHDALMDRAGWPAIPYDGRLLVSHQDALLMGGKVQANPGFADHVRFADPAACERCKTNICAEVCSGQAITVNPDGPVPLFDREKCVHCGACMWNCTQAHKNDPEQTNVEFHAGSGGLHSAEN from the coding sequence ATGAGCGACCAGACGCCCGAATTCAATCCCGACGAACTGCGGCAATCCATGGACGCGGACATCGTCTGCGTGGGCTATGGCCCGGCCACGGCCGGATTCCTGGCCACCCTGGCCCCCGCCCTGATGAACGAGGACGGCACTCCCATCGCCGATTCGCAGGCCATGCCCGGCATGCCGCCCCAGGTGCTCTGCTACGAGCGCGCCGACGACATCGGCTTCGGCGTGTCCGGCATCGTCACCAAGGGACGCGGCATCCGCGCCAGCTTTCCGGACCTGGACCTCTCCCGGATTCCCATGGCCTGCGAGGTGCGCGAGGAAAAGGTCGTCTACCTCTTCGACCACATCGGCGCGAGCCGCAAATCCACGGGCATGAAATGCTTCGAGGCCCTGCTCTCCGCCTTCAAGCGCGAGCACGCGGCCGAGCTGCCCTGGATTCCGCCCTTCCTCGAAAAAAAGCCCGGCATGATCCTCTCCATGGGCCAGTTCCTCTCCTGGACGGGCAACGAGATCATGGGCTCCGGCATGGCCCAGATCTGGCCGGGAATGCCCGTGGAAAAGGCCCTCATCGAGGGCGGCAGGGTCGCGGGCGTGCGCCTCGTGGACCAGGGCGTGGCCAAGGACGGCGCCCCAGAAGGCGCGTACATGCCCGGCATGGACGTGAAGGCCCGGCTGACCGTGGTCGGCGACGGTCCGGTCGGCCCTGTCGGACGCGGGCTGGACCAGCACTTCGGCCTGCCCGAGGGCAACCACCAGCGCGAATGGGCCGTGGGCATGAAGATGGTCGTGGACCTGCCCGAAGGCTGCGCGCTCAAGGAAGGCACGGTCCTGCACACCCTGGGCTTCCCGGAGCCTGAAATTTTCGGATTCCTCTACGTCTACCCCGGCAACGTCGCCTCCCTGGGCATTTTCGTGCCCTCCTGGTTCGACTCTCCGGTGCGCACCGCCTACCGCTACCTCCAGCACTGGATGCAGCACCCCTACCTCTGGAAGCACCTCAAGGGCGGCACCCTGCGTTCCTGGGGAGCCAAGTCCATCCAGGAAGCGGGCAGACGCGGCGAACCGTTCCTCGCGGGCGACGGCTGGGCGCGCATCGGCGAAGGCTCCGGCACCACCAACGTGCTCACCGGCTCCGGCGTGGACGAGGCCTGGACCTCGGGCGTGCAGCTCGGCGAGGCGGTCATCGACCTGCTCCGCCAGGGCCGCGACTTCACCCGCGAGAATCTCGAAGTGGCCTATGTGGCCCGCCGCCGGGCCTCCTGGCTCGACGAGGAGTCCCGCCAGGCCGAAAAGGCCCGCGACGGATTCCAGAAGGGAATGCTCACGGGCCTCGTGGGCATGGCCCTCTCCGGCCTGACCAAGGGCGCCCTGAACCTCTCCGGCCCGCAAAAGCGCGTCTACGAGCGGCTCTCCTCGCCGGAATCCTACTTCCGGGGCCTTGTCCCCGCCGAGGAGATCGCCCGGCTGCGCCAGGAATGCAAGGCCCAGGGCCGCACCCTGCACGACGCGCTCATGGACCGCGCGGGCTGGCCCGCCATTCCCTACGACGGCCGGCTCCTCGTCTCCCATCAGGACGCCCTGCTCATGGGCGGCAAGGTCCAGGCCAACCCCGGCTTCGCGGACCACGTCCGCTTCGCCGACCCGGCCGCCTGCGAACGCTGCAAAACCAACATCTGCGCCGAGGTCTGTTCCGGGCAGGCCATCACCGTGAATCCCGACGGCCCCGTGCCGCTTTTCGACCGCGAGAAGTGCGTGCACTGCGGAGCCTGCATGTGGAACTGCACCCAGGCGCACAAGAACGACCCGGAACAGACCAACGTGGAATTCCATGCCGGTTCCGGCGGCCTGCATTCGGCCGAGAATTAA
- a CDS encoding electron transfer flavoprotein subunit beta/FixA family protein: MSYHIVVCGSIVPDPLQTLTPMDGPQGPALKNEMMLPAVLDPWAGHALFEAANLARKLPDCKVWLVSLGPKAKLQQVMMAVAQKAPFQFVAVDGPASGFTDSFAVAESLAQAIENIADLDKGKLLLFGGWQSASRGSGSTIQMVAERLGIVDQFQGVDKLTVTDDGIEVLERVDGGAWLASKVEGAPAAFGWATGELPEPPNNPQVGMMNMKSIMPALQQAKPAQPGTGFKVQGVSVPQVVRETRIVKDMPVDDIARELVDWIKA; encoded by the coding sequence ATGAGTTATCACATCGTAGTCTGCGGCAGCATCGTGCCGGACCCGCTCCAGACGCTCACGCCCATGGACGGTCCGCAAGGCCCTGCCCTGAAGAACGAAATGATGCTGCCCGCGGTCCTGGACCCCTGGGCCGGGCACGCCCTGTTCGAGGCCGCGAACCTCGCCAGGAAGCTCCCCGACTGCAAGGTCTGGCTGGTCAGCCTCGGCCCCAAGGCCAAACTCCAGCAGGTCATGATGGCCGTGGCCCAGAAGGCCCCGTTCCAGTTCGTGGCCGTGGACGGCCCGGCCTCCGGCTTCACGGACAGCTTCGCCGTGGCCGAGTCCCTGGCCCAGGCCATCGAGAACATCGCCGACCTGGACAAGGGCAAGCTGCTGCTCTTCGGCGGCTGGCAGTCCGCTTCGCGCGGGTCCGGCTCCACCATCCAGATGGTGGCCGAGCGCCTCGGCATCGTGGACCAGTTCCAGGGAGTCGATAAGCTCACGGTCACGGACGACGGCATCGAGGTGCTGGAGCGCGTGGACGGCGGCGCCTGGCTGGCCTCCAAGGTCGAAGGCGCGCCCGCCGCGTTCGGCTGGGCCACGGGCGAGCTGCCCGAACCGCCCAACAACCCCCAGGTGGGCATGATGAACATGAAGTCGATCATGCCCGCGCTGCAACAGGCCAAGCCCGCGCAGCCCGGCACCGGCTTCAAGGTCCAGGGCGTTTCCGTGCCGCAGGTCGTCCGCGAGACCCGCATCGTCAAGGACATGCCCGTGGACGACATCGCCCGCGAACTCGTGGACTGGATCAAGGCCTAG
- a CDS encoding electron transfer flavoprotein subunit alpha/FixB family protein has product MSILFIAHTDENGALPKAALETLTAVKSLAVELGAPFSVGLFGADVKAAADSIGACGAEAFFGVGGEAFGPSRYATDAAACAALCTAAKAAIVVGPATPRLSRCLPGAAYRLGGRIDTNLTALDAKDGKPLPTRWYYRQRMFGQVERDPATFSGPWALTLSSGCFAPADCAGPAVVQAVDVPLDGLTRTTVTGLKTPAADAQTIRPDAKLLLVAGAGWTKKQADGQPHVKEAGELILGFLDKTKGSLGSSKSLVDLGSEGHDVLNFLTHLHQVGQTGATPRHPKGLATCCHGEEPHVVGWRFINERRAVNLDAGCGWAHGKADVLYVADAFAVMKKVNELLGQ; this is encoded by the coding sequence ATGAGCATACTCTTCATCGCACATACCGACGAGAACGGCGCGCTGCCCAAGGCCGCCCTGGAAACCCTGACCGCGGTCAAGTCCCTGGCCGTGGAATTGGGCGCGCCCTTCAGCGTGGGACTCTTCGGCGCGGACGTGAAGGCCGCTGCGGACAGCATCGGCGCTTGCGGCGCAGAGGCGTTTTTCGGCGTCGGCGGCGAGGCCTTCGGCCCGTCGCGCTACGCCACGGACGCCGCGGCCTGCGCCGCGCTCTGCACCGCCGCCAAGGCGGCAATCGTGGTCGGCCCGGCCACCCCGCGCCTGTCCCGCTGCCTGCCCGGCGCAGCCTACCGCCTGGGCGGCCGCATCGACACCAACCTCACCGCCCTGGACGCCAAGGACGGCAAGCCCCTGCCCACCCGCTGGTACTACCGCCAGCGCATGTTCGGCCAGGTGGAACGCGATCCCGCCACCTTTTCCGGCCCCTGGGCGCTGACCCTTTCCTCCGGCTGCTTCGCGCCCGCGGACTGCGCCGGTCCCGCCGTGGTCCAGGCCGTGGACGTGCCCCTGGACGGGCTGACCCGGACCACGGTCACGGGCCTGAAAACCCCTGCCGCCGACGCCCAGACCATCCGCCCGGACGCCAAGCTGCTGCTCGTGGCCGGCGCGGGCTGGACCAAGAAGCAGGCCGACGGCCAGCCCCACGTCAAGGAGGCCGGCGAGCTGATCCTCGGATTCCTGGACAAGACCAAAGGCTCCCTGGGCAGCTCCAAGTCCCTGGTGGACCTCGGCTCCGAGGGGCACGACGTGCTGAACTTCCTGACGCACCTGCACCAGGTCGGCCAGACCGGCGCCACCCCGCGCCACCCCAAAGGCCTCGCCACCTGCTGCCACGGCGAGGAACCGCACGTGGTCGGCTGGCGCTTCATCAACGAACGCCGCGCCGTGAACCTCGACGCGGGCTGCGGCTGGGCCCACGGCAAGGCCGACGTGCTCTATGTCGCGGACGCCTTCGCGGTCATGAAGAAGGTCAACGAGCTGCTGGGGCAATAA
- a CDS encoding B12-binding domain-containing radical SAM protein: MDYQGRIIRPPSEAESILLQVTTGCSHGKCTFCGAYDGKRFSIKSPETISRDIRYAAAHFQDQRRLFLCDGDALIIPQKRLVALLDEIRAHLPWLTRIGSYANAKAARMKSDEELRELREHGLAMAYMGLESGRDETLRKVRKHGDAAFIVAQGRRLREAGMKLSVTVLLGLAGPDGSLAHARATGEALSAMDPDQAAALTLMLIPGTPLHAEAEAGRFRELTAREALLELREMLAATDLSRGLFLSDHASNRLPLRVRLPKGKNEALARIDAALAGDVTLKPEWLRRL; encoded by the coding sequence ATGGACTATCAAGGACGCATCATCCGCCCGCCCAGCGAGGCGGAATCCATCCTGCTTCAGGTCACCACGGGCTGCTCGCACGGCAAGTGCACGTTTTGCGGCGCATACGACGGCAAGCGCTTCTCCATCAAATCCCCGGAAACCATCTCGCGGGACATCCGCTACGCCGCCGCGCATTTCCAGGACCAGCGCAGGTTGTTTCTCTGCGACGGCGACGCCCTGATCATTCCGCAGAAACGGCTGGTGGCGCTGCTGGATGAAATCCGCGCGCACCTGCCCTGGCTGACCCGCATCGGCAGCTACGCCAACGCCAAGGCCGCGCGCATGAAAAGCGACGAGGAACTGCGCGAGCTGCGGGAGCACGGCCTGGCCATGGCCTACATGGGTCTGGAGTCCGGCCGCGACGAGACGCTCCGCAAGGTCCGTAAGCACGGCGACGCGGCCTTCATCGTGGCCCAGGGACGGCGGCTGCGCGAGGCGGGCATGAAGCTGAGCGTGACCGTGCTGCTGGGACTGGCCGGACCGGACGGCAGCCTCGCGCACGCGCGCGCCACGGGCGAGGCGCTTTCGGCCATGGACCCGGATCAGGCCGCCGCGTTGACGCTGATGCTCATTCCCGGCACCCCGCTGCACGCCGAGGCCGAAGCCGGGCGCTTTCGGGAACTGACCGCGCGCGAGGCCCTGCTGGAGCTGCGCGAAATGCTGGCGGCCACGGATTTGAGCCGGGGCTTGTTCCTCTCGGACCACGCCTCGAACAGACTGCCGCTGCGGGTCCGGCTGCCCAAGGGCAAAAACGAAGCTCTGGCACGCATCGACGCCGCCCTGGCGGGCGACGTGACGCTCAAGCCGGAATGGCTACGCCGACTGTAA